The Luteitalea sp. genome has a segment encoding these proteins:
- a CDS encoding MerR family transcriptional regulator — protein sequence MADLAEFVIPDRPAFKAGEVCEIAKIKPYVLRTWESEFPDLGLSKTPGGPRIYRRADVERVVRIRQLVFGDGLTLAGARRQLEQEQAPTAPDVVDSDDMLAIAAQVEDRARAGVLKVKEGLRSLLSLLDDSSPIRASQAGREEEPQGRDFELQAPEAPVESSEDRVPLRRPTRNKRSR from the coding sequence ATGGCGGATTTGGCCGAGTTTGTTATTCCGGACCGGCCCGCGTTCAAAGCGGGCGAAGTATGCGAGATCGCGAAGATTAAGCCGTACGTCCTGCGCACGTGGGAAAGCGAGTTTCCCGATCTAGGGCTCTCCAAGACGCCGGGGGGACCCCGCATCTATCGCCGCGCCGACGTCGAGCGGGTCGTGCGCATTCGGCAGCTCGTCTTTGGTGATGGCCTGACCTTGGCCGGCGCGCGACGCCAGCTCGAGCAGGAGCAGGCGCCGACGGCGCCCGATGTCGTGGACAGCGACGACATGTTGGCCATCGCGGCACAGGTCGAGGACCGTGCTCGGGCAGGCGTGCTCAAGGTCAAGGAGGGGCTTCGCTCGTTGCTCTCTCTGCTCGACGACTCTTCACCAATCCGTGCGAGCCAGGCCGGCCGCGAGGAGGAGCCCCAGGGGCGCGACTTCGAGCTTCAGGCGCCAGAGGCGCCCGTTGAGTCGTCTGAAGATCGTGTGCCGCTGCGCCGTCCCACACGTAACAAGCGCTCGCGTTGA